From the Opitutia bacterium genome, one window contains:
- a CDS encoding FAD-dependent oxidoreductase — protein sequence MARTRIVIIGGGFGGVKCAQTLRRELRRNDAEIILFNRENHLVFSPLLADAVGSSLSLQDVIVPLRQLLPDVICRTEEVLNLDLARNELEVVSHDGSPARLGYDHVVIAAGAVSNLNVVPGMADHAFPLKTVGDAAVLRTHVLQQLERAEVCDDPEKRRWYLSFIVVGGGYSGVEAAGEINDLVRGSLRFFHHIRPEDVTVTLIHSRDQLLPEISEQLREFAREKMAAAGVTIRLNCRVTLATGEGVGTGDGFVRGGTIVCTIGSTAAPFIERMDAPKEKGRLLTEPDLRLRGHANAWAVGDCALIVNALDQQLSPPTGQFAERQGRQCAQNLARVLRGAPTRPFSFRLLGQLCSIGGHRAVAELFGFRLSGFWAWFAWRGVYLFKMPSWGRRIQVGADWAWLLLFPRDLAYIRTDTTERVTHAHYEPGNFIVRQGEPPSAFYVIESGEVEVVRATQENPAGEIIAVLGPGSFFGEQALINNQPRTASVRARSVVEVVVMGRHVFSTISKSLTPLRAALTAAITRRSGTFWQERPRAVATLRALALADFVEPAPQPFLAPTTPLREVTRLFAETTNDLFFVAGPGDRLEGIVTLTDLLRVQGNGAAPETPVAQFMVAAPAAILATDTALLAASAFREHGYKSMPVIADAASRRIVGLVRARKLIARLLQATPAPDR from the coding sequence ATGGCTCGCACTCGCATCGTCATCATCGGCGGCGGCTTCGGCGGAGTGAAGTGTGCGCAGACCCTGCGCCGCGAACTCCGCCGCAACGACGCCGAAATCATCCTCTTCAACCGCGAGAACCATCTCGTTTTCAGCCCGCTGCTGGCCGACGCCGTGGGCTCCTCGCTGAGCTTGCAGGACGTTATCGTCCCGCTGCGCCAGCTGCTGCCCGACGTCATCTGCCGCACCGAGGAAGTCCTCAACCTCGACCTCGCGCGCAACGAACTCGAGGTCGTCTCGCACGACGGCTCGCCCGCCCGCCTCGGCTACGACCACGTCGTCATCGCCGCCGGCGCCGTCTCGAACCTCAATGTCGTGCCCGGCATGGCCGACCACGCGTTTCCGTTGAAAACCGTCGGCGACGCCGCCGTCCTCCGCACGCACGTCCTCCAACAACTCGAACGCGCCGAAGTCTGCGACGATCCGGAAAAGCGCCGCTGGTATCTCTCGTTCATCGTCGTCGGCGGCGGCTACAGCGGCGTCGAAGCCGCCGGCGAAATCAACGACCTCGTGCGCGGCTCGCTGCGTTTCTTCCATCACATCCGCCCCGAGGACGTCACCGTCACGCTCATCCACTCGCGCGACCAATTGCTCCCGGAAATCAGCGAACAGCTCCGCGAGTTCGCCCGGGAGAAAATGGCCGCCGCCGGCGTCACCATCCGCCTGAACTGCCGCGTCACGCTCGCCACCGGCGAAGGCGTGGGCACGGGCGACGGCTTCGTGCGCGGCGGCACCATCGTCTGCACCATCGGCAGCACCGCCGCGCCATTCATCGAGCGCATGGACGCCCCGAAGGAAAAGGGCCGCCTCCTCACCGAACCCGACCTCCGCCTGCGCGGCCACGCCAACGCCTGGGCGGTCGGCGACTGCGCGCTGATCGTCAACGCGCTCGATCAACAGCTCTCGCCGCCCACCGGCCAGTTCGCCGAGCGCCAAGGTCGCCAATGCGCGCAAAACCTCGCGCGCGTCCTGCGCGGCGCACCGACGCGGCCCTTTTCGTTCCGCCTGCTCGGACAACTCTGTTCCATCGGCGGACACCGCGCGGTGGCCGAGCTGTTCGGCTTTCGCCTTAGCGGCTTCTGGGCGTGGTTCGCCTGGCGCGGCGTCTATCTCTTCAAGATGCCCTCGTGGGGCCGGCGCATCCAAGTCGGCGCCGACTGGGCGTGGCTGCTGCTCTTCCCGCGCGACCTCGCGTATATCCGCACCGACACCACCGAGCGCGTCACGCACGCGCACTACGAACCGGGCAACTTCATCGTCCGCCAAGGCGAGCCGCCTTCCGCCTTCTACGTGATCGAGAGCGGCGAAGTCGAAGTGGTGCGCGCCACGCAGGAAAACCCCGCCGGCGAAATCATCGCCGTGCTCGGCCCCGGCAGCTTCTTCGGCGAACAAGCGCTCATCAACAATCAGCCGCGCACCGCTTCCGTCCGCGCGCGCAGCGTCGTCGAAGTCGTCGTGATGGGTCGCCACGTCTTCAGCACGATCTCGAAATCCCTCACTCCGCTCCGCGCCGCGCTCACCGCCGCCATCACGCGCCGCTCCGGCACCTTCTGGCAGGAACGCCCGCGCGCCGTCGCCACGCTGCGCGCGCTCGCCCTCGCCGACTTCGTCGAGCCCGCACCGCAGCCCTTCCTCGCGCCGACGACGCCGTTGCGCGAAGTCACGCGCCTCTTCGCCGAGACGACCAACGATCTCTTCTTCGTCGCCGGCCCCGGCGATCGCCTCGAAGGCATCGTGACGCTCACCGATCTGCTCCGCGTGCAAGGCAACGGCGCCGCGCCCGAGACGCCCGTCGCGCAATTCATGGTCGCCGCGCCCGCCGCAATCCTCGCGACCGACACCGCGCTGCTCGCCGCCTCGGCCTTCCGCGAACACGGCTACAAATCCATGCCCGTCATCGCCGACGCCGCCAGCCGCCGCATCGTCGGCCTCGTCCGCGCCCGCAAACTCATCGCCCGCCTCCTCCAAGCCACGCCGGCCCCCGACCGCTGA
- a CDS encoding ABC transporter permease — MTALSTATRSLARHPAHSLLIVAVFAAGATLALALFTVLDAFLWRDPGFPAPESVVQLFPVRDGKRVSALVPSGVALYLREHAASFVTIAMSRPESATLESGDRATETVMLNVNADTFAVIGVRARLGRTFTADEERSGDTSGVMLSESLWTERFARDQDVIGRRVRLAGRERVVIGVMPALVPPWKNEGVWCLQPANEGLARNFFYPTHRVEARLAPGVTVATARAEVERLCATLAAAQPNELSGYRLQTREWRDEFSAPLRPLLSMLGGAALGAALLAALNATGLFFARLHSRQHELAVRAALGATVSRLVRPLIMEGALLAIAGVGLGTATAAVLPALIERISPDTFPRWIRVEFGPNTALAAVTLAALNAALLASEAFRVARRAIERESLATSAIADRRVRSFQRLLVVAQLAASFALAANAALLVHSWQAVRHIDPGLRVGGLWLSWLNVPAARYDTPEKIVRLATDLEQSLQVQPGVSAAAVSTTSPLTGSVTFAFQRSSVAVERAADLPRCVYYGVGPNYFSTVGARLVAGRFFNADDRAGSPRVAIVSESLARQYFPQGNALDQWIVPAVGPREWRRVVGVVADVKQGNILQAAPPQFYEPFAQAPVSGFVLFVRLDGAAPFSEASFRAALSAVDTTLAPRAALPLEQYMAAQTAPARLAAQSLLTAAVLAVGLALAGFGALLVLTTAQRTREFGVRLTLGATPRQIVGLVLREGLVLAAVGGAAGALGAWTLGQAAQATLYGTPPPALETFGIASAVLLACVVAACALPAWRAARTDPALCLRSE, encoded by the coding sequence ATGACGGCTCTGTCGACCGCCACTCGTTCGCTCGCGCGCCATCCCGCCCACTCCTTGCTCATCGTGGCCGTGTTCGCCGCGGGCGCGACGCTCGCACTGGCCCTGTTCACCGTGCTCGACGCCTTCCTCTGGCGCGACCCCGGTTTCCCCGCGCCCGAAAGCGTCGTGCAACTGTTCCCCGTCCGCGACGGCAAGCGCGTGTCGGCGCTGGTGCCGTCCGGCGTGGCGCTCTATCTGCGCGAGCACGCCGCAAGTTTCGTGACGATCGCCATGAGCCGGCCCGAATCGGCGACACTGGAGTCGGGGGACCGCGCGACGGAAACCGTCATGCTCAACGTCAACGCGGACACCTTCGCCGTCATCGGTGTGCGTGCGCGGCTCGGCCGCACGTTCACGGCCGACGAAGAGCGCTCCGGCGACACCAGCGGCGTCATGCTGTCCGAATCGCTCTGGACCGAACGCTTCGCCCGCGACCAGGACGTGATCGGCCGTCGCGTGCGCCTCGCCGGCCGCGAGCGCGTCGTCATCGGCGTCATGCCCGCCCTAGTTCCACCCTGGAAGAACGAAGGTGTATGGTGCCTTCAGCCGGCCAACGAGGGCCTCGCCCGGAATTTCTTCTACCCGACGCATCGCGTCGAAGCGCGCCTCGCTCCTGGCGTCACGGTCGCCACCGCCCGAGCCGAGGTCGAGCGCCTGTGCGCCACGCTCGCTGCCGCTCAACCCAATGAACTGAGCGGCTATCGCCTGCAGACGCGCGAATGGCGCGACGAATTTTCCGCGCCGTTGCGTCCGCTGCTCTCGATGCTCGGCGGCGCAGCTCTCGGCGCGGCCTTGCTCGCCGCCCTCAACGCCACCGGTCTATTCTTCGCGCGTCTGCATTCCCGCCAGCACGAGTTGGCCGTGCGCGCCGCGCTCGGTGCGACTGTCTCACGGCTCGTCCGCCCGTTGATCATGGAAGGCGCGCTCCTCGCCATCGCGGGCGTGGGACTCGGCACCGCCACCGCCGCTGTGCTGCCGGCGCTGATCGAGCGCATCTCGCCCGATACCTTTCCGCGTTGGATCAGAGTCGAATTCGGGCCGAACACCGCGCTCGCCGCCGTCACGCTGGCTGCGCTCAACGCCGCGCTGCTCGCGAGCGAAGCCTTCCGCGTGGCGCGCCGCGCCATCGAGCGGGAAAGCCTGGCGACATCCGCCATCGCCGATCGTCGTGTGCGCTCGTTCCAGCGACTGCTGGTCGTGGCGCAACTTGCGGCCTCGTTCGCACTCGCGGCAAATGCCGCGCTGCTCGTGCACAGCTGGCAGGCCGTCCGGCACATCGACCCGGGACTGCGCGTCGGCGGACTTTGGCTCTCTTGGCTGAATGTGCCGGCCGCCCGCTACGACACACCGGAGAAAATCGTGCGCCTAGCCACCGATCTCGAACAAAGCCTGCAGGTCCAACCTGGCGTGAGTGCGGCCGCCGTTTCCACGACCTCGCCGCTCACCGGCTCGGTCACGTTCGCCTTCCAGCGCAGCAGCGTGGCGGTGGAGCGCGCCGCCGACCTGCCCCGCTGCGTCTATTACGGAGTCGGCCCAAACTACTTTTCAACCGTCGGGGCCCGGCTGGTGGCGGGCCGGTTCTTCAACGCCGATGACCGCGCGGGCAGCCCGCGCGTCGCGATCGTCAGCGAGTCGCTGGCACGGCAGTATTTCCCGCAGGGCAACGCACTCGATCAATGGATCGTGCCCGCCGTCGGACCACGCGAGTGGCGGCGTGTCGTGGGCGTCGTCGCAGACGTGAAACAAGGCAACATCCTGCAGGCCGCGCCGCCACAGTTCTACGAGCCGTTCGCGCAGGCACCGGTGAGCGGCTTCGTTTTGTTCGTGCGCCTCGATGGCGCAGCGCCTTTCTCCGAAGCGTCTTTCCGCGCGGCCCTGAGCGCGGTGGACACAACCCTGGCCCCGCGCGCGGCGCTGCCGCTCGAACAGTATATGGCTGCGCAAACCGCGCCCGCGCGCCTCGCCGCGCAATCGCTTCTCACCGCGGCCGTGCTCGCGGTTGGGCTCGCGCTGGCGGGCTTCGGCGCGCTGCTCGTGCTCACCACCGCGCAACGGACGCGCGAGTTCGGCGTGCGACTCACGCTCGGGGCCACGCCGCGCCAAATCGTCGGGCTCGTCCTACGCGAGGGCCTGGTGCTCGCCGCAGTCGGCGGTGCCGCCGGCGCGCTCGGGGCGTGGACGCTCGGGCAAGCCGCGCAAGCCACCCTCTACGGCACGCCGCCGCCCGCGCTCGAAACCTTCGGCATCGCGAGCGCCGTGCTGCTCGCCTGCGTCGTCGCGGCCTGCGCGTTGCCCGCTTGGCGCGCCGCGCGCACCGATCCGGCGCTCTGCCTTCGTTCAGAATGA
- a CDS encoding DsbA family oxidoreductase, with the protein MLNVDVVSDFACPWCFIGSRRLAAVLGARAAAGGDAQVRYHPFQLNADTPAEGADLRDYLRERYGANPDEMFGRVEAAARDAGIALDFAKVRTMPNTLSAHILVAAIQDSATQRSFVDAIFAAYFLEGRDIGDAAVLAELAAPHGLRAEQVAVLLANTDLRQHVRDLAQSMGAQGITGVPFFVFNQKLALSGAQPTEVFQRAIAEAEKPAE; encoded by the coding sequence ATGCTCAACGTCGACGTGGTCTCGGATTTCGCCTGCCCATGGTGCTTCATCGGCAGTCGCCGCCTGGCCGCAGTGCTCGGCGCACGGGCCGCAGCCGGCGGCGACGCGCAGGTGCGCTATCATCCCTTCCAACTCAACGCCGACACGCCGGCCGAAGGCGCGGATCTCCGCGACTACCTGCGCGAACGCTACGGCGCGAACCCGGACGAAATGTTCGGCCGCGTCGAGGCGGCCGCGCGCGACGCTGGCATCGCGCTGGATTTCGCGAAGGTGCGCACGATGCCGAACACGCTTTCCGCGCACATTCTGGTCGCCGCGATTCAGGATTCCGCGACCCAGCGCTCGTTCGTCGATGCGATCTTCGCCGCGTATTTTCTCGAGGGCCGCGACATCGGCGATGCAGCCGTGCTCGCCGAACTCGCCGCACCGCACGGACTCCGCGCCGAGCAGGTCGCCGTGCTCCTCGCCAACACCGATCTGCGCCAGCACGTGCGCGACCTCGCCCAATCGATGGGCGCGCAAGGCATCACCGGCGTGCCGTTCTTCGTCTTCAACCAGAAGCTCGCGCTTTCGGGCGCGCAACCCACGGAAGTTTTTCAGCGCGCCATCGCCGAGGCCGAAAAGCCCGCCGAGTGA
- a CDS encoding SUF system NifU family Fe-S cluster assembly protein — MNDLTDLYQSVILDHNRRPRNRGKLPTANRVAHGDNPTCGDQCSVFLRLDGDRIADISFDGAGCAISQASASLMTTQLKGKTAAEAQQLYDQFHHIVTTGEPPEEINDLAAFAGVHSFPARIKCATLGWHAALNALKNDPADATTETHKD, encoded by the coding sequence ATGAACGATCTCACCGACCTCTACCAGTCCGTCATTCTGGACCACAACCGCCGCCCGCGGAACCGCGGCAAATTGCCCACGGCCAACCGCGTCGCCCACGGCGACAACCCGACGTGCGGCGACCAATGCAGCGTGTTCCTCCGGCTCGACGGCGACCGCATCGCCGACATCTCGTTCGACGGCGCGGGCTGCGCCATCTCGCAGGCGAGCGCGTCGCTGATGACGACGCAGCTCAAGGGCAAAACCGCCGCCGAAGCGCAGCAACTCTACGACCAGTTCCACCACATCGTCACCACCGGCGAACCGCCCGAGGAGATCAACGATCTCGCCGCCTTCGCCGGCGTGCACTCCTTCCCCGCGCGCATCAAATGCGCCACGCTCGGCTGGCACGCCGCACTGAACGCGCTGAAGAACGACCCGGCCGACGCGACCACCGAGACACACAAGGACTGA
- a CDS encoding cysteine desulfurase, with the protein MSLDPQKIRADFPILHQQVNGKPLVYLDNGATSQKPRAVIDALVRYYERDNSNVHRGLHALSMRATDAYEGARARVAKFINAADPAEIIFTRGTTESINLVARSWSHAHLKPGDVVLTTEFEHHSNLVPWQQAAQAAGATLKYVPLLGADGEGGADLAALDALLTPQVKLFAFTHISNTLGTINPAAEFCRRARAVGAVTVIDAAQSIGHMPLDVQELGCDFLAFSAHKMCGPTGIGVLYGRRALLDKLAPDETGGGMVVQVTYEQATWKPAPERFEAGTPHVAGAIGLAAACDYLDAVGRAAIAAHDDQLSRYAMEKLSVLPGIRIIGPRVGAARSGLVSFAFEHVHAHDVVTFADEDGIALRGGHHCNQPLMRKLGLASTSRASFYLYNTEAEIDRLAASLQRILRFFAG; encoded by the coding sequence ATGTCCCTCGATCCGCAAAAAATCCGCGCCGATTTCCCGATCCTCCACCAGCAGGTGAACGGCAAGCCGCTCGTCTACCTCGACAACGGCGCCACGTCGCAAAAGCCCCGCGCGGTGATCGACGCCCTCGTCCGCTACTACGAGCGCGACAACTCGAACGTCCACCGCGGCCTCCACGCACTCTCCATGCGCGCCACCGACGCCTACGAAGGCGCCCGCGCCCGCGTGGCCAAGTTCATCAACGCCGCCGACCCCGCCGAGATCATCTTCACGCGCGGCACCACCGAGAGCATCAACCTCGTCGCGCGCAGCTGGAGCCACGCGCACCTGAAGCCCGGCGACGTCGTGCTCACGACCGAATTCGAGCACCACTCCAATCTCGTGCCGTGGCAACAAGCTGCCCAAGCCGCCGGAGCCACGCTCAAATACGTGCCGCTCCTCGGCGCCGACGGCGAAGGCGGCGCCGACCTCGCCGCGCTCGACGCGCTGCTCACGCCGCAGGTGAAGCTCTTCGCGTTCACGCACATTTCCAACACGCTCGGCACGATCAATCCCGCCGCCGAGTTCTGCCGCCGCGCGCGCGCCGTCGGCGCCGTCACCGTCATCGACGCCGCGCAATCCATCGGCCACATGCCGCTCGATGTGCAGGAACTCGGCTGCGACTTCCTCGCCTTCTCCGCCCACAAGATGTGCGGCCCCACCGGCATCGGCGTCCTCTACGGTCGCCGCGCGCTGCTCGACAAACTCGCCCCCGACGAGACCGGCGGCGGCATGGTTGTGCAGGTCACCTACGAACAGGCCACCTGGAAACCCGCGCCCGAACGCTTCGAAGCCGGCACGCCCCACGTCGCCGGCGCCATCGGCCTCGCCGCCGCCTGCGATTACCTCGACGCCGTCGGCCGCGCCGCCATCGCCGCGCACGACGACCAACTTTCCCGCTACGCGATGGAGAAACTCAGCGTGCTGCCCGGCATCCGCATCATCGGCCCGCGCGTCGGCGCGGCGCGCAGCGGGCTCGTCAGCTTCGCCTTCGAGCACGTGCACGCGCACGACGTCGTGACCTTCGCCGACGAGGACGGCATCGCGCTACGCGGCGGCCACCACTGCAACCAGCCGCTCATGCGCAAACTCGGCCTCGCCTCGACTTCGCGCGCCAGCTTCTACCTCTACAACACCGAGGCCGAGATCGACCGGCTCGCGGCGTCGCTCCAACGCATCCTGAGATTTTTCGCCGGTTAG